One genomic segment of Entelurus aequoreus isolate RoL-2023_Sb linkage group LG25, RoL_Eaeq_v1.1, whole genome shotgun sequence includes these proteins:
- the LOC133642328 gene encoding glutaryl-CoA dehydrogenase, mitochondrial-like, with the protein MALRNVCRLLAPSQRCTILSIARAQGTAAPARRDAEKTEKSKAPKVNFDWRDALDLEGLLTEEEVMIRDSFRTYCQDKLMPRIVLANRNEVFHREIVSEMGEMGVLGPTIKGYGCAGTSYVAYGLIAREVERVDSGYRSAMSVQSSLVMYPINAYGTEEQKQKYLPKLARGEILGCFGLTEPNHGSDPSSMETRAKYNPSSRTYSLTGSKTWITNSPVADVAVVWAKCDDGRVRGFILERGMKGLSTPKIEGKFSLRASATGMILMDEVEVPEENLLPHVSGLGGPFGCLNNARYGIAWGALGAAEFCFHAARQYTLDRIQFGVPLARNQLMQKKMADMLTEITIGLHSCLQLGRLIEDKKAAPEMISMLKRNSCGKALDMARQARDMLGGNGIADEYHVIRHVMNLEAVNTYEGTHDIHALILGKAITGLQSFTVDN; encoded by the exons ATGGCTCTGAGGAACGTGTGTCGCCTCTTGGCTCCATCACAGAGATGTACCATCCTTTCAATAGCTAGAGCTcagggcactgcagcacctgccaGGCGGG ATGCAGAGAAGACTGAGAAATCAAAAGCAC CGAAGGTCAACTTCGACTGGCGTGACGCTCTGGACCTGGAGGGCCTACTGACAGAGGAGGAGGTCATGATCAGGGACTCCTTCAGAACCTACTGCCAAGACAAACTGATGCCTCGCATCGTTTTAGCCAACAGAAATGAAG TTTTCCACAGAGAAATTGTGTCCGAAATGGGGGAGATGGGGGTCCTGGGTCCAACCATTAAAG GGTACGGCTGTGCCGGAACAAGCTACGTGGCCTACGGTTTGATCGCCAGGGAAGTAGAAAGAGTGGACAGTGGCTATCGCTCTGCCATGAGTGTGCAGTCGTCACTCGTCATGTACCCCATCAATGCCTACGGCACTGAGGAGCAGAAACAGAAGTACCTGCCTAAGCTGG CACGGGGAGAGATTCTGGGTTGCTTCGGGCTGACTGAGCCAAATCACGGCAGCGACCCAAGCAGCATGGAGACCCGAGCCAAATACAACCCGTCCAGTCGTACCTACTCCCTCACAGGCTCCAAAACCTG GATCACCAACTCCCCGGTGGCAGACGTTGCGGTGGTTTGGGCCAAGTGTGACGACGGCAGAGTCCGCGGCTTCATCCTGGAGCGTGGCATGAAAGGCCTGTCCACTCCAAAGATCGAGGGAAAGTTCTCCCTGAGAGCATCTGCCACCGGCATGATCCTCATGGACGAGGTGGAGGTTCCAGAGGAGAACCTGCTTCCTCATGTGTCCGGCCTGGGG GGCCCGTTTGGTTGCTTGAACAACGCTCGTTACGGCATCGCGTGGGGAGCTCTCGGGGCTGCGGAGTTCTGCTTCCACGCGGCTCGCCAGTACACACTCGACAG GATCCAGTTCGGCGTGCCGCTCGCCAGGAACCAGCTGATGCAGAAGAAGATGGCCGACATGTTGACAGAGATCACCATCGGCTTGCATTCATGTCTGCAGCTGGGGAGACTCATCGAGGACAAAAA GGCGGCCCCAGAGATGATCTCCATGCTGAAGAGGAACAGCTGCGGTAAAGCTTTGGACATGGCCAGGCAGGCCCGAGACATGCTGGGAGGAAACGGCATCGCCGATGAATATCACGTCATTCGCCATGTCATGAACCTGGAGGCTGTCAACACGTATGAAG GTACCCATGATATCCACGCCTTGATCCTGGGCAAAGCCATCACTGGACTGCAGTCCTTCACTGTGGACAATTAG
- the LOC133642931 gene encoding uncharacterized protein LOC133642931, translating to MAYQHVLLYFVCTLTAVSAQDVKYFLKGQDIHLAPPIFERPIGILWLHNGSDVVLFIRTKDVVYPPYKNRVALDWLSAELTIKNATYEDSGVYDLDVNINNELHTFQYRIEVIDQVSKPNISCERSDTKQATLVCSTESKQPHLLMFKWHSRGKEHTGPNLTVWNEDDGQVYRCDVSNPLTNETASFTNDCFLDKRSNSSVTTAILTTLIMVILCCCVLYIKRHHLKDMLKNIQHRRQGAVKGLNNELYLEETMTPLVVYHHQDTVQPEDISNNQQVCLDAAAETVVKGDPIDTSIPCRLQTHRKCISWAGTPTHFWDTPNPPTERTNGVKED from the exons TTTCTGCACAGGATGTGAAATATTTCCTGAAGGGCCAGGACATACACTTGGCGCCGCCCATCTTTGAACGACCGATTGGAATTCTCTGGCTACATAATGGAAGTGATGTGGTATTGTTTATTCGCACGAAGGATGTTGTGTATCCTCCATACAAGAACAGAGTCGCTTTGGATTGGCTCTCTGCAGAACTCACCATCAAAAACGCCACCTATGAGGACAGTGGGGTCTATGACTTGGATGTTAACATAAACAATGAGCTGCATACTTTCCAGTATAGAATTGAGGTTATAG ACCAAGTATCAAAACCCAACATATCCTGTGAGAGGAGCGACACAAAGCAGGCGACGCTCGTGTGCTCAACGGAGTCCAAACAACCTCATTTATTGATGTTTAAGTGGCATTCACGTGGAAAAGAGCATACCGGACCAAATTTAACTGTCTGGAATGAAGATGATGGTCAAGTTTATCGTTGTGATGTCAGCAACCCTCTGACCAATGAAACGGCTTCTTTCACTAACGATTGCTTCCTGG ACAAAAGATCAAATTCTTCAGTGACAACTGCCATCCTCACTACCCTCATTATGGTCATTTTGTGTTGCTGTGTATTATATATAAAACGTCACCATTTAAAAG ACATGTTGAAAAATATCCAACACAGAAGACAAGGGGCAGTAAAAG GATTGAACAACGAGCTGTACTTGGAAGAGACCATGACTCCCCTCGTGGTTTACCACCACCAAGACACCGTCCAACCTGAAGACATCAGCAATAATCAGCAGGTGTGTCTGGACGCTGCGGCGGAAACGGTGGTGAAAGGAGACCCTATAGATACCAGCATCCCCTGCAGACTGCAAACCCACAGGAAATGCATCAGCTGGGCAGGTACCCCGACACATTTCTGGGACACACCCAATCCTCCCACCGAGAGAACAAACGGTGTGAAAGAGGATTGA